A stretch of Gossypium hirsutum isolate 1008001.06 chromosome A06, Gossypium_hirsutum_v2.1, whole genome shotgun sequence DNA encodes these proteins:
- the LOC107962938 gene encoding glucan endo-1,3-beta-glucosidase 4 isoform X1 has translation MNPDRCFGGSLLVLIGLFTNVLGAFIGINIGTDVSSMPSASEVVSIIKTHRITHVRLYDADSHMLKALADSGIEVTVGVTNEEVLGIGESASAAAAWVSKNVASYVPSTNITAIAVGSEVLTSIPHAAPILVTAMNNLHKALVASNLNFQVKVSSPQSLDIIPEPFPPSTAAFNSSPNSTVYQLLQFLNNTNSYFMLNAYPYYGYTNGNGIFPIDYALFKPLPSVKQIVDPNTLFHYNSMFDAMVDATYYSMDALNFSGIPIVVTETGWPWQGGPNEPDATVENAGTFINYLIRRVSNDSGPPSRPNIPINTYIYELFNEDKRRGPVSEKNWGVLYTNGTAVFPLSLSGSSQIMGNVTTVFCVAKDDASEDKLQDGLNWACGQGQANCSVIQSGQPCYLPNNIKNHASYAYNDYYQRMHTVGATCDFDGTATITTNDPSYRSCIFTGSSNSSAREGLLPPGAFGPVSPLGESMKLLVSKVRYVISAACLLIILL, from the exons ATGAATCCTGATAGATGTTTTGGAGGCTCGCTTCTGGTTTTAATTGGCCTGTTTACCAATGTGCTAG GTGCATTCATTGGGATAAACATTGGTACTGATGTTTCCAGCATGCCGTCAGCTTCTGAAGTTGTTTCTATTATCAAAACCCATCGAATCACTCACGTACGACTTTATGATGCTGACTCTCACATGCTCAAAGCACTTGCAGACAGTGGGATTGAAGTTACAGTGGGCGTGACAAATGAGGAAGTTCTTGGAATTGGAGAATCCGCATCAGCTGCAGCAGCCTGGGTCAGCAAAAATGTAGCATCCTATGTGCCTTCAACCAACATTACAGCCATTGCTGTTGGCAGTGAGGTTCTTACATCAATTCCTCATGCTGCCCCAATTTTAGTTACTGCTATGAATAACCTCCATAAAGCTCTTGTGGCTTCTAATCTAAATTTTCAAGTTAAAGTTTCGAGCCCCCAATCCTTGGACATCATCCCCGAGCCTTTCCCCCCCTCTACTGCTGCCTTTAATTCCTCACCGAACTCTACAGTATACCAGCTTCTTCAGTTTTTGAATAACACTAACTCCTATTTTATGTTAAATGCATATCCCTATTATGGTTACACTAATGGAAATGGCATTTTTCCAATTGATTATGCACTTTTCAAACCACTCCCCTCAGTCAAACAAATTGTTGACCCAAACACTCTCTTCCACTATAACAGCATGTTTGATGCGATGGTTGATGCAACCTATTATTCTATGGATGCTCTCAATTTTTCTGGGATCCCTATTGTTGTCACTGAAACAGGATGGCCTTGGCAAGGTGGACCCAATGAACCTGATGCCACTGTTGAAAATGCTGGGACCTTCATTAATTATTTGATCCGGCGAGTTTCCAATGATTCAGGCCCTCCCAGTCGGCCGAATATTCCCATCAACACATACATTTACGAATTGTTTAATGAAGACAAGAGACGTGGGCCTGTCTCTGAGAAGAATTGGGGGGTGCTTTATACGAATGGCACTGCTGTTTTTCCTTTGAGTTTGAGTGGTTCTAGTCAGATTATGGGAAATGTTACGACAGTTTTCTGTGTTGCAAAAGATGATGCCAGTGAAGATAAGTTGCAAGATGGGCTTAACTGGGCATGTGGGCAAGGCCAGGCCAATTGCAGTGTTATACAATCAGGGCAGCCATGTTATCTCCCAAATAACATCAAGAACCATGCATCTTATGCTTACAATGACTATTATCAAAGAATGCATACTGTTGGTGCAACATGTGATTTTGATGGGACAGCCACAATTACCACTAATGATCCAA GTTATAGGTCCTGTATATTTACGGGAAG TTCTAATTCGAGTGCCAGGGAAGGGCTTTTGCCTCCTGGAGCATTTGGTCCCGTAAGTCCATTGGGTGAGAGTATGAAGCTTTTAGTGTCGAAGGTTCGATATGTAATCTCAGCCGCTTGTCTTTTGATAATCTTGCTATGA
- the LOC107962938 gene encoding glucan endo-1,3-beta-glucosidase 4 isoform X2: protein MPSASEVVSIIKTHRITHVRLYDADSHMLKALADSGIEVTVGVTNEEVLGIGESASAAAAWVSKNVASYVPSTNITAIAVGSEVLTSIPHAAPILVTAMNNLHKALVASNLNFQVKVSSPQSLDIIPEPFPPSTAAFNSSPNSTVYQLLQFLNNTNSYFMLNAYPYYGYTNGNGIFPIDYALFKPLPSVKQIVDPNTLFHYNSMFDAMVDATYYSMDALNFSGIPIVVTETGWPWQGGPNEPDATVENAGTFINYLIRRVSNDSGPPSRPNIPINTYIYELFNEDKRRGPVSEKNWGVLYTNGTAVFPLSLSGSSQIMGNVTTVFCVAKDDASEDKLQDGLNWACGQGQANCSVIQSGQPCYLPNNIKNHASYAYNDYYQRMHTVGATCDFDGTATITTNDPSYRSCIFTGSSNSSAREGLLPPGAFGPVSPLGESMKLLVSKVRYVISAACLLIILL, encoded by the exons ATGCCGTCAGCTTCTGAAGTTGTTTCTATTATCAAAACCCATCGAATCACTCACGTACGACTTTATGATGCTGACTCTCACATGCTCAAAGCACTTGCAGACAGTGGGATTGAAGTTACAGTGGGCGTGACAAATGAGGAAGTTCTTGGAATTGGAGAATCCGCATCAGCTGCAGCAGCCTGGGTCAGCAAAAATGTAGCATCCTATGTGCCTTCAACCAACATTACAGCCATTGCTGTTGGCAGTGAGGTTCTTACATCAATTCCTCATGCTGCCCCAATTTTAGTTACTGCTATGAATAACCTCCATAAAGCTCTTGTGGCTTCTAATCTAAATTTTCAAGTTAAAGTTTCGAGCCCCCAATCCTTGGACATCATCCCCGAGCCTTTCCCCCCCTCTACTGCTGCCTTTAATTCCTCACCGAACTCTACAGTATACCAGCTTCTTCAGTTTTTGAATAACACTAACTCCTATTTTATGTTAAATGCATATCCCTATTATGGTTACACTAATGGAAATGGCATTTTTCCAATTGATTATGCACTTTTCAAACCACTCCCCTCAGTCAAACAAATTGTTGACCCAAACACTCTCTTCCACTATAACAGCATGTTTGATGCGATGGTTGATGCAACCTATTATTCTATGGATGCTCTCAATTTTTCTGGGATCCCTATTGTTGTCACTGAAACAGGATGGCCTTGGCAAGGTGGACCCAATGAACCTGATGCCACTGTTGAAAATGCTGGGACCTTCATTAATTATTTGATCCGGCGAGTTTCCAATGATTCAGGCCCTCCCAGTCGGCCGAATATTCCCATCAACACATACATTTACGAATTGTTTAATGAAGACAAGAGACGTGGGCCTGTCTCTGAGAAGAATTGGGGGGTGCTTTATACGAATGGCACTGCTGTTTTTCCTTTGAGTTTGAGTGGTTCTAGTCAGATTATGGGAAATGTTACGACAGTTTTCTGTGTTGCAAAAGATGATGCCAGTGAAGATAAGTTGCAAGATGGGCTTAACTGGGCATGTGGGCAAGGCCAGGCCAATTGCAGTGTTATACAATCAGGGCAGCCATGTTATCTCCCAAATAACATCAAGAACCATGCATCTTATGCTTACAATGACTATTATCAAAGAATGCATACTGTTGGTGCAACATGTGATTTTGATGGGACAGCCACAATTACCACTAATGATCCAA GTTATAGGTCCTGTATATTTACGGGAAG TTCTAATTCGAGTGCCAGGGAAGGGCTTTTGCCTCCTGGAGCATTTGGTCCCGTAAGTCCATTGGGTGAGAGTATGAAGCTTTTAGTGTCGAAGGTTCGATATGTAATCTCAGCCGCTTGTCTTTTGATAATCTTGCTATGA